The DNA region GATGGACAAGCAGGGCAACGGCCTGGAGATAGACCAAAGCAACCTGGGTCGCTGTCGTTCCTTGGGGAACATTTTCACAGAGGAGAAGTTTCGCTACATGTGCATCCTCTCTGGCTGCGACTACCTGCCCTCTCTGCATGGCATTGGCCTGGGCAAGGCCTGCAAGCTGCTGCGGCTTGCCAAAGACCCTGATATCCTGAAGGTGAGAGCAGAGGCTGAGCTCACAAAGGGGAGAATTTAGATATTTTAGTGACCATTAGCTTCTCAAGAATGGTCATTTACAGTATATACAATAAGCCTAACTATAAGAAAATAAAGGCAAATTAAATCTGtcttctgctcttttctctTTGGCCTCACACCCAGTGGCTGCTCCTCTGTGAGCCTGGTTATACCAGAGGTTATACCAGAGGTTCccgctgtcgccaagtgcttgctcatagggggctgtgtgattgttggggtttctttttGATATTGTAGGGTTATTCATCATCTATTTGACATGCACAAATAAAATAGCTGTCAACCggtttgtttgctttgctgTTATATTGAACTGTTTGTTAGTAAACCATGCACTGACAGACTGTTCATTGTGAGCTTTCATCTTCTTGTCAGGTGATCAGAAAGATGGGCCAGTACCTGAAGATGAGTCTAGTTGTACCTGAGCAGTACATCGAGGGATTTGTCAGAGCCAATAACACCTTCCTCTACCAGCTGGTTTTTGATCCTGTCAGGAGAATGGTTGTACCCCTCAACCCATACCCAGAGCACATCGACCCAGCCACCCTGAGCTACGCTGGACTGTATCCTCCAGTGCTGTAAAACACCTGATATTCTGTCATCTTTACTCGTGTTTGATTTAGACAGGTGATAATGTACGTTGCTCTCTTTTGCCTGCCCAGTGTTTTATCCTTGATGTTGAATTAAGTCATTTAGGAGATGACAAAGGCTTGCAGATGGCCCTGGGAAACCTCGACATCAACACCATGCAGAGGATAGATGACTTCAGCCCAGACAAACCCATTTCACAGGTATCGGATCATTGTCAGTGAAATGTGTTTATGATTCTCAAAATGAAGTGCCATTTTTCATATAGAACAACTTTCCAAACATAATTTCAGCAGTGCAAACCCCGCAGCCACAGCTGGAACGACTCACCGGCCTCCACAGGGCTTAGTATCTGGAGCAGAGGCTTCACACCAGCCTCTGCTGGCCCTCCTCAGTCTCCAACCTCTCCAGACAGGCCTCCCTCCACTAGGGGGAAGGAGAGAGTCATCAACCTGGATGGCTTGAGGCTTCCCTGCAGAGAGCTGCAAGTGAAGAGGCTCAGAGAGGGTGAGCTCTTCACACTGTGCTTATGTTGCTTAGTGCTAAAGAGTCTTTTGTCATGCTTGAACAGCATGTAAAAATAGAGCTGAAACAATTAGCCGAATGGCattttacacataaaaatacCAAACCTTTAATTCTCAgagtttctaaaacaaaaatgatctgTGGGGCAGGTGCATGGCTGAAAAAATATACGCACAAAAAAGGGATTAACAGCTTGCTCACTGCAGAGCTCCAGTTTACCTTATTTATTGCATTATTTGTTGTGACGTTTCAAGCACACTTCATTGAGCAttgaaacacacagcagcacccTCTTAAGTCACACGCCCACAACATGGCGATAATACCCAATGAGAATCACGTCTTACTTATGTCAAACAGATGATAAATTATTTACAAGTAATACATTTTGCCCTGGAAAAAGTCTGAATGATAAACATAGAAACTGATAAAAACCATGACGTAAATGTGATGTGCCACATGCATGATCTAATATACAAAAAGCTATGCAACTATGACACATCATAAACCCCTCATTAAAAGGTGTTACACTGCCGTCAGGTTACTCCGCTGTCATCAAGTATAAGGAAACTCTTATGGAGGCGCCTGCATTATTAGATGCAGTAAATGTAATGAATGGTAAATGACCCACAGCTTAAGGCACAACAACACACGAATCCACGAAAAATACACAGAGAGCCCAGAATTATCTGACAAAGGACAAATGGCCATTTCAGCACTGAGAACTTTAAGTGTCGAGTGTAAATCCAAAAAAGTTCACATTGTAAGAGTAGTGTGCTGatgtctcctcctcttcttgggAGCTGTGCATGCTCAGAGACAATGTGGCTCAGACAAGATACATTATGATTCATATACTTAAAGTGCTTAGCAACTGGACATTTCTGATAGCACATCAGTGTTCAGAAATGTAAATTTTAAGAGGTCTAGAAGTTTTGCcagtccacacacacatttccctaccctcacctatggtcacgagctttgggtggcgaaaacaagctgcagaaatgagcctcctccgaagggtggctgatCTCTCCCGTAGAGATAGGGTGAgcagtgcagccatttgggaggggctcagagtagagccactcctccacattgaaaggagccagttgaggtggtgcaggcatctgactagggtGCCTCCTTGGGCGTCTCttaggtgttccgggcatgttcTACTGGGAGGAGGTCCCGAGGCAGAcacaggacacgctggagagattcaATCTCTCACCtgacctgggaacaccttgggttCCCCCCGAATGAGCTGGAcagggaggcctgggcttctctgctcaggctgctgcccccgtgatccggccctggataagtggaagaaaatggatggataaatggatggacatGAACATTTAAGCATAAATGTCACATTGCTGGTTTTACATGAGATTATCTTTAATGGAAAAGGTTTTGCCTGTTTGTGGGTGATAGAAAATCTGTCTTATGAGTTAAATTACATTGACCGTTGCCACATTTGCAAGTCCCAGGTTCTACAGCCACATAAGAGGATGAAAACTCTGCTTTTACTAACCTGCTTCTATGATTATGGGGTCTTTTGAACACCGTCTGTGGTGAGTTGATCAGATGTTCCTTGAGAGTGTGGTCAGAAGCTGCAATGTACCAATATTTGTGAATAATAGTGGTGGTATCTACAGCCAGACGTGAATATTGAATGGCTCATGATATTCTCTTTGTcacttatttaaaatattttcatgtaaCTTAAAGGCTCACTTACAAATTTAGATtcagggaaagaaaaaacaaaattatttaaaaataaataaatgtttaaaaatgaattggTCACTGTGTAACTGGTTTGAGTCCATCTGAAGAGCTTTCTGTGTTTAAGCATCTTTATAGGATACTTTTACAAAATATCTAATCTCTTCTTTAGACTCAAGTATATCAGACCAGGATGTGCTGCAGGAGTATTCCTCATCCACTCCAAAGCGCTCCAGGTCAGACCAACCAGCAGACAAGCCCACAGTAACAAGCCAGCCCCGGCCACGCAATAGATTTGCCACCATCCTTCAGAGGAGGAACCAGGAATCTGAGGAGGATGGCCAGGTCACACGCAGCAGGTGACTTCATCGTGATTCTAACACTTTTAATGAACTCAGTCTGTGTacagacatatttttttaaggCTAGTATGCATATCTCAGAACACCAGTCTGTGGTGAATAATGCATCATTGTCAGTGatggataaaataaaaacagtcttGGGTGATAGTTGAGTCGGGTTAGTCTGAAAGTTTTGTTCATTGTTTGATACCTACGATTCATGAatcaatttaaatgttattcaaACCTGACCGTTTCCCACATGTAGATTCTTCAGCAGCTCCAGTTCAGCACCAAGTCGGATCGCTGAGGATTCTGCCCAGGAGGACcccacagctgtcagtcagagtCCCGAGAATTCGTCACTCAGCACCCAGAACTATGACAGCGATAGTTCGGATGCTCCGTCTGTGGAAACCCCTAATCCATCTCCATCATCTTGTACCACACCCTCCGGTTCGGCCAGTCGTGGACTCAGGCTGTTCCACTGGTCAGATGGCTCCTCCTCAACTGAAAAGTCGACAACACCAGAGTCCACCTCAGGCTTGGCTGCACTGCGGCAGTTTCAGTACAAGAAGGAAAGTTTTCTCACTCCATCAGAGATCACCACACCTTCTGGGGATTCGGTTTCTCCACAGCCCTCCTTCCAGGACAGAAAATCAGAGGATAAAGATGACCTCTCAGACTCCCCTCCTTCTCAAGACAGCGCTTATTTCTCCCAGTCACAGCCTGACCTCACTTCGTTCCATAAAGATGAAGTCCCCACCTCCAGCTTTCTCTCCTCCTACCAGGAGGCTGCTGCATCTGTAAGTTTGTACAAATGTCTGTTTAAGCCGTCCCATATACAGCATCATCAAACTTTCATTCCTATTGAGTGGTTGTGTGGAAAGCTTTTTTGGTTTCACAGCTTTGTTGTCTTGCGTCTGACCTTGTCTGCTTCTTTAGGAAATTAATTCAAGCAAAGATTCAGAGATAAAGCGGAGTCCCACACACTCACcagaaataaatatgaaacCTGGTGTGCTGAGAACAAAGGTGGGTTTGAGCCAGAATTGCACCAAAACGTTTACAGGCTCATTTCTGAATCAATGATACTACAGgaatggagtttttttttttttaaagaccctCTGTCTCTAGTGTTGTTTATATACAAACTGACATATTTTATGCAGGACTGGGTGATTAAAATGATTAACACAAAGTAACTTTTCCGTGATAGAAATATGAGATGGAAGGCCAGTGACAACAAGAATAGCGTGGCGCTGAACCAACCATGTGGCTAAACTGGAGCTACGCCAGTTTAGGTTAACGCAGAGTGTAGGAGGAGCAGCTGGCAGCAGCACACGTGCTAATGTTTGGTCCGCTGCAGCCATACGCACCAGTACATTGGGAGCGTGAGTGAGATAAGAAAGATGACGacagaaaatgtgaatgaaaactTGAGTGTTACCAAACAGGACAGCCCAAAGGACACAGCATGTCCAACGTGGTCTCTGGAATGGGCCCAGTACGTTAGGAGTGTGAGTGCGATGAATCAGAAGAGAAAACAAGGCTCAAAAAACAAGTGCATTGTTGAAAAGAAGGTCTGAGGAATTAGGTAGTAGCAGAGTAGCATACACTGCAAACTGTTGAAAGCACGtttccacacaggaagtgatccCCCCAGTGATCCCAGAAGCTATGTTGTCGGGGGCACTttgcccctggtagggtctccaaAGGCAAagtggtcctgggtgaggggccagactaAGTGCGATTCAGAAGACCCGTATTGAGAGAACGTGATACCAACTCACCTAGAACAGGGACACTGTGACCTACACCCCAGTACCTGCACACGATGACACTACAAAGCCGTGTACCACGATAAGCTACACTTCCTATTCAGGCACACTGGCTGCCACCAGGAAGCCCTGAAGAAAGTCAACAGGACCAGTATTAAATTCATTTACACAATAtattaaaataccaaaaaacTTTACAACAGATATATTTATACAGGCTGCTACAAAAAGCAGCTGGGTTTCTATGGTTTGACTTTCCCCTTCATATAACTGTATGTGTTTTTGATTAAGAAAATCCAAATGTCTGAGTAAAGTCTAGGCCCCATCCCTACTGATGAGGACTCTTAACTGTGTTTGTGGTACTGGTGCCTTTTTTACCTGTTGACAAGAATATGGTCAGCTCTGGCTTCAAATACCAACTTAGCAGCTAAAATGTTAACGATGAGGCTATGAATAGAAATAACCCTACCTCCTCGCCCTCCCTTGTGGTGTTCTGTGTTTTAATCTTGTCTCATGTCCATGTCTGTCCAGGTTTCAGGTCTACCAAAGCCACAGTCCAGCAGCCAGAGTCAAACGGCAAAAGTGCGAACACTGGGCCCAGCTAGGGTCAGCGGACTTAGGAAGAAGTCTGCGAGTCTGGGGAAGACATTTCCTTCGGTCAATAATGAAAACAATCCTGGTGTCCAGGCCACCATCAGCAGCCTCTGGAAGAACTTCAGCttcaaaaagtaattaaaagaCTCGAGTGGAATAAACCAGACCAATATTCTGACTTCACACCATCTACCatctctctcctgctctcctGCCATGCTTCTGCTTCCTCGTACACCACTTACAGTGTTGAGCTCATGGTGCTTCTCCAACAGGTCATTGATCAGGTTGGCTGCTGGATGGTTGCAATTAGGGCTGcagctattgattattttagtaatcgagtattctatcgattattccattgattcaCTGAGTATTGGATAAgtaatacttttgtcttattaattaGCAATAGTAAATCTTCCAAAGGTCGTTTAAAATAAATTGCTCGTTGAAATTTGTAAAATGGAATAGCTTTAATAGTTTGATGGCATGCAATATCTGCCAAAAGAACTAATCATCGTGCTTGTGTGCCATATTGCATTTTTTcctaaatgcaaaaataaataaggcaTATATACAACTAAAAATGCAgcgcagtggtgcagtggttagcactgctgcctcacagcgacagtcctgagtttgaatccaccaccaGGACCTTTCTGTTTGGAGCttgcgtgttctccctgtgtttgcgtgggctCTGAAGgtgctccggtttcctcccacagtccaaagacatttaGTTAATGGGGTTAGATTatttggtgactctaaattgtctgtaggtgtgagtgtgaatggtccagccctgtgacaggctggcatcCTGTCCAGGGTAGACCCTGCCTCTGGCCCTACAGCTGGGATCGGTCATGCCTGTGATTCTGCTGTAACTTGGATGAATAAAGTGTTCTCTAATGGAAGAGCTGCAAATATGTCCACTCTTGTTTTTCAGGGATACCCAGAAGATTGCTCACTGTCAGAAAAAAGAGCCCATGTCTCCTGTCAAAGACAACGTGCTGACCAGTTGACCTCCAGCAGAACGACTCTGCTCTGAATgttaaactcagtctgagcgcTCGGTGGAGTGAAGCTTTTAAACAGACCgtgtatatatctgtatttgctgtatagttttaaataaagaaactgCCCTCCTCTCTGTAGTCTTGAGTTTTCTAACACTCCACAGACTGTGTGATATGCGGATTATGTCACAAATTTTTGTTCTTATCTGCCTTCAGCACTGCAAAGCATGTCTTGTAGTAAGGtaacatgctttttaaaaaatgcagaagGTGCGTACTGAGAATGTTTTACCCACATAGAAGCTGAGGAATGCGCCATTAAAGCCTGGCTGCTGAAGTCTTTAGAACAATGTTGCCACCATCACACTGCACAGGCTGGCAGTGTGATGGTGGCATTAGCTGTGGATGCTCACATTTCACAAACAATCTCTGAAGTGTGTCTTTTTGTATAGAGAAGCCACAGAGCCCTCAGCTCATTGTTTGTTCTTCTGCCAGCAGTTTTGATTTATATCTTTTATATGCATCATATCAGGTTTAGCCTGTTATAAGCGGTTTGATGACCTTTTATatgtttagatttttaaaatatagcaGGGGGTCAGTGCGGGGACTGTCTTATTTCCCCCAAAAAACATGTAACATATTTACATTCATCACTTTCCGTCTTTGATATCACATCTTCTGAAGCAGAAACCTCACTACCACatcttaaccccccccccccctcttaggtgatttcattaaaataaataggCCCAAACTAACACTATCCAGTGCATGAAAGACAAAGTTAATAGATGACCCATCCAAAGTGTGCAGTACTTTGGTTTTCTCCTGCCTCTCTCTAAAATAGTTTTATATATCTATTTCTATTTTGCTGCATTGATTTACTTTAaggtgccttgaggtgacagtttgaggtgatttggctctatagaaataaaattgaattgatacACTAATTACTGAACGAGTTCTGTTCATTCACGAGGACAGAACTGCACAGCAGGTTGACATTCTTTCTCAAGTGAGCGTTATCTCTAATCTCAGCTGTGGTTGCCACACTGTACAAGGTTTGTCAGAGAGGATGGATGGGCACAAGGTGAATTTTATTACATTAGTCATGCCATTCCACAGTATTGCTGCAAGGCAGAATGCCTGAGCAGATCCAGATACCATAGATGCTTCAGTGGCCTCTGAATCAGCCTGACTTATTGCGCAAAGCCCACTGGCCTCACTGTGGAGATAAAAGTTAAAGTTTATGTTCCCTGTGCACCACCTACAGTTGTTTGCTGCAGCTATAAGAGGAGTGAAAATCATTTCTTGGAATATTGCTTGAGGTGTTATTAGATTGCTAATTAATGTTCAACTAGGAACATGCAGAAGACTGTTAGCTGTTAAAAATACAGAGTTATGTTCAGTTTTGGTTATATGTCATAGACTTAAgtcaattataaaataaatgtaatcattATCTGTTACAGATACTGAAGAAAATGTACTTAAAATATAGTTGTCAATAAGGATTTACATATAAATATTTGTCCTCTGGCTTACGTCTCTGCCAAATAAAGTCAGTGAATGCTGCTCCAAGAAACCTGAGTCTAACATGCCCGTGATAACCCAAAGGCTGCCATGCTGTGGAGTTCTAACGTGAACGCACAGAGCTGTGAAACTGGTTGTGAAGTGAAGCACTGCCAACATTGAAATGTTTGATGTCAAAGCTGAGGCGACATGTACACCCTGGAGACTGTTCTGAGTTAATTCCCATATTAAAACAGTAGTTAGAAAAGTTTTAAAGATCATGAAATAGAGTAAGTCATATTTTGATGAAGTTACTAATTAGGTAATTACATTTTATGGCATAACTAGAAATTTGtaacacattcattcatttaacagGTTGTCTCAAGTCTCTGTTGTGTAATGGATGTGGAATGTTTGGAAtgattttgttctgtttaacaTTCATTATAACTGATATAACTGGCTCTTTCACTGCATATACACTTGCTTTATTGAAGACGTTTTGTGTATCCCGTCTATGCCacatgcactatattgccaaaagcactcagtcacccatccaaatcattgaatttggATCCTGTGGCTAAGgaagtgttccagtcacttccacaggtgtataaaccaagcacctcggcatgcagactgcttctacaaacatcagtgaaagaatgggtcactctcaggagctcagtgaactccagcgtggtaccgtgataggatgttgtgaaatttcctcactactaaatattccacagtcagctgtttgtggtattataacaaagtggaagtgattgggaacgacagcaaagCGGTAGGCCACGTagaatcacagagcagggtcagtggatgctgagggtcatagtgcacagaggtcaccaactttctgcagagccaatcactacagacctccaaacaaaaaacagtgtgtagagagcttcatgaatgggtttccatggccgagcagctgcatccaagccttacatcaccaagctcaatgcaaagtgttggatgcagcggtgtaaagcacgctgccactggactctaagagcagtggagatgtgttcacTGTCTGGCAATCAATGGATGAGTCAGGGTTTGGCAGTGGCAGTGACTCCAGtgaacaaagcagctccataaatacatggatgagtgagtttgatgtggaagatGCATGCACAGAGTCCAGAGTCTAACCTCAACCAGACAgatcacctttgggatgaattagagtggagactgcaaACCAGGCCATCTCagccaacatcagtgtctgacctcacaaatgcacttctgaaagaatggtcaaaaattcccataaacactcctaaacctgtggaaagactttcGGGAAGATTTGAATGtcttatagctgcaaagggtgggccaacatcatattaaaccctatggattaaaaatgggatgtcacgtaagtttgtatgtgtgtgaaggtagatgagtaaTCTAGTGCATAAGTAAATCTGAAACCATAAGAACTAAAGTGTACTTAATGTGCCCACTCACAACAACAGCATGCTAAGAATGTAGTGTCACCACATTCCCGTTCAAAACACAACATGAGCAGAAACTATCAGGACATGTCACACTTTTGTTACACCAAAATTGAAGTCAAACAATTCATAATCAGTCACACAAGAATAAATGTGACATTATATAATATTTACTAATTCCATGCTATATATATACTTGTCCTGGGATTGTGGTGAAGATTCAACTGTTTGGTAAAAACAGGCATTCAGAAAGCAGAGCAGACCGAATCTGGATTTATTTCTGGCTGTCACAAAAAGCTAGAACTGATTTCcaaaatactactactactattactactactattaaTAACAACTTAGATTTATATAATACCGTTCAAGAAACCCAAGGATGCTGTACAAAGAGTATAAGaataaacaaaagtaaataaacaaaaacaaaaaactaacagGATGCACCTTCATAAATCAAAATTGGCTAAGATTTATCCAGAAGTAGATCCAATCTGTGATAGATGTAAATCTGAGGAAGCCACTCTGATTCACATGTTCTGGGCCTGTCCTAAAATACAAGAATTTTGGGGAGGTGTCTGTGAAGCCCTTTCTGCTGTTCTTGCAGTTAAATTGAACCTAAATCCAGCTATGTTGCTTTTTGGGGTTGTTCCCGAGGGGATGATATTACCTGTTGGGGGGACAGGGTGATCGCCTTTTCAACTTTGTTGGCACGCCGTCTGATCTTTCTGGGGTGGAGGGACGCTGCCCCACCCACAGTAACACACTGGATTAGGGATGTGTTAGCTActttaaaactggagaaaatcAGATGTATAATGAGAGGCTCAGAAAAGAGATTTTATCAGACTTGtaaaatctttctttcttttctttaatcaaCCCTCAACACAGGTTCAGGAATAAGGTTCTTTAGTTATACAGATCGATCTGGTATTATTCATCAGTATATACTGTTTTACACCCTTTGAATAGTATTTCATGACAGTGAGGACTGGGTTTGTTCATTATTAGGGGGTAGgggttcttttttgttttgttttgttttttttattactattattattaccctttttttctctcatggaTATTTCTTGTACATTTATATCTTTGTAAAGTGTTTTTATAATGTAaaattttcaataaatatatcaaacactaaaaacaaaaaactaaataaataaacacataattaAAGGCAGGTGAGTTTTCAAAAGAGTCCAGTGAGGGTGGGTTGCGAAGCTCAGAAGGGAgagtgttccagagggtggggTCTGCCACACTGAAGGCTCTGTCCCCAAAGGTATTGGTGGAAGGGACAGAGAGTAGACCCATGGCTGAGCACCGAAGTGTCCAAGACTGTTTGTATGGGTGAAGGAGGTCGGACAAATACTAAAGAGCCAGGGCACTGAGGGATttatatgtgagaagaaggatctTGTAGGTAATGCGTGACTTTACCAGCAGCCAGTGGAGATTAATAATGGTGGGGGTGATATGTTGCCAGAGCTTAGTGCAAGCCTGGCAGCTGAGTTCTGGACATACTGGAGCCTGTCCAGGGCTTTGCTGGGGATATCGAACAAGACCccattacagtagtccagccagGTGGTGATAAAGGCATGGATGAGGGTCTCTGCTACAGAATCAGTAAGTAAAGGCCAAAGTGTAGAGATGTTCATTAGGTGGAAAAATGCTGCTTTGGTGAAAGATTTGATATGAGTCTGGAATGAAAGTGTGGAGTCTGGGACGACACCCAGGTTACAAACCTCTGGTGATGGTGAGATGGAGGAACCATCTGTGCCAATGAGTAGATCTCCAGACTTTCTGGAATAGGGTTTTGGGGGCCACAGCCAAGAGCTCTGTGTTATAACTGTTGAGCCTGAGTAGATCAAATGACATCCAGGTTTTGATTTCATGCAAACAGTTGGCAAGTGATTGTGGGGGTACTGAGATAGAGTtgtgtgtcatcagcatagGAATGGAAGCAGAGACCACTGCAGTGGATGATCTAACCAAGGGGGAGCATGTAGAtaagggatcctcacatccacgcctcgagggccggtgtcctgcaggttttagatgtgtccctgatccaacacacctgaatcaaatggctgaattacctcctcagtatgcagtcaagttttccagagtcctgctaatgacttctatatttgactcaggtgtgttgaagcagagacacatctaaaacctgcaggacaccggctctcaaggcctggatgtgaggatccctgatgtAGATGGTGAAGACAAAGGGTCCAAGCACAGAACCTTGAGGGACACCATGGGTAACTAGAGCAGAGGTAGAGTGGGAGCCTCCCACAGTAACATACTGTGTTCGGTTGGAGAGGTAGGACTGAAATCAGGAGTATCAGTGTGAGAAATGGTATCAAAGGCTGCGTAAAGGTCCCGGAGGATGAGGATGCTGATATGGCCAGAGTCAGTGGCAATAAGAAAGTCATTAGTCATTTTAATGAGAACAGTCTCTGTGTTGATGATGTCAGCTATAAGGgggcacagagcaggcacacatGTTTTGACCAGCGCTGTCTGCGTGGTGTCCAGGGTGCAGATGGAGGCTTTAGCCTGAAAGTTGAGTAGATACAGtatatcacaaaagtgagtacacccctcacatgtctgcagatatttaagtatatcttttcatgggacaacactgacaaaatgacactttgacacaatgaaaagtagtctgtgtgcagcttatataacagtgtaaatttattcttccctcaaaataattcaattcaattccattaatgtctaaaccagtggcaacaaaagtgagtacacccctaagagactacacccgtaaatgtccaaattgagcactgcttgtcatttcccctccaaaatgtcatgtgactcgttagtgttattaggtctcaggtgtgcatagggagcaggtgtgttcagttttgtagtacagctctcacactctctcatactggtcactgaaagttccaacatggcaaagaactctgaggatcttaaacaATTCttaagacgaattgttgctctacatgaagactgttatataagctgcacacaggcTACTttacattgtgtcaaagtgtcattttgtcagtgttgtcccatgaagagatatacttaaatataagcagacatgtgaggggtgtactcacttttgtgatacactgtatgtacATTTACACTCCTTCC from Archocentrus centrarchus isolate MPI-CPG fArcCen1 unplaced genomic scaffold, fArcCen1 scaffold_50_ctg1, whole genome shotgun sequence includes:
- the exo1 gene encoding exonuclease 1 isoform X2 translates to MGISGLLQFIKDAAEPVNVKKYKGQTVAVDTYCWLHKGAFSCAEKLAKGEPTEQYVCYCMKFVDMLLTFSVKPILVFDGCNLPSKQEVEKARRERREANLQKGRQLLREGKLSEARECFNRCINITPAMAHNLIKAARARGVDCVVAPYEADAQLAYLTKSGLAQAVITEDSDLLAFGCKKVILKMDKQGNGLEIDQSNLGRCRSLGNIFTEEKFRYMCILSGCDYLPSLHGIGLGKACKLLRLAKDPDILKVIRKMGQYLKMSLVVPEQYIEGFVRANNTFLYQLVFDPVRRMVVPLNPYPEHIDPATLSYAGLHLGDDKGLQMALGNLDINTMQRIDDFSPDKPISQQCKPRSHSWNDSPASTGLSIWSRGFTPASAGPPQSPTSPDRPPSTRGKERVINLDGLRLPCRELQVKRLREDSSISDQDVLQEYSSSTPKRSRSDQPADKPTVTSQPRPRNRFATILQRRNQESEEDGQVTRSRFFSSSSSAPSRIAEDSAQEDPTAVSQSPENSSLSTQNYDSDSSDAPSVETPNPSPSSCTTPSGSASRGLRLFHWSDGSSSTEKSTTPESTSGLAALRQFQYKKESFLTPSEITTPSGDSVSPQPSFQDRKSEDKDDLSDSPPSQDSAYFSQSQPDLTSFHKDEVPTSSFLSSYQEAAASVSGLPKPQSSSQSQTAKVRTLGPARVSGLRKKSASLGKTFPSVNNENNPGVQATISSLWKNFSFKKDTQKIAHCQKKEPMSPVKDNVLTS
- the exo1 gene encoding exonuclease 1 isoform X1; the encoded protein is MGISGLLQFIKDAAEPVNVKKYKGQTVAVDTYCWLHKGAFSCAEKLAKGEPTEQYVCYCMKFVDMLLTFSVKPILVFDGCNLPSKQEVEKARRERREANLQKGRQLLREGKLSEARECFNRCINITPAMAHNLIKAARARGVDCVVAPYEADAQLAYLTKSGLAQAVITEDSDLLAFGCKKVILKMDKQGNGLEIDQSNLGRCRSLGNIFTEEKFRYMCILSGCDYLPSLHGIGLGKACKLLRLAKDPDILKVIRKMGQYLKMSLVVPEQYIEGFVRANNTFLYQLVFDPVRRMVVPLNPYPEHIDPATLSYAGLHLGDDKGLQMALGNLDINTMQRIDDFSPDKPISQQCKPRSHSWNDSPASTGLSIWSRGFTPASAGPPQSPTSPDRPPSTRGKERVINLDGLRLPCRELQVKRLREDSSISDQDVLQEYSSSTPKRSRSDQPADKPTVTSQPRPRNRFATILQRRNQESEEDGQVTRSRFFSSSSSAPSRIAEDSAQEDPTAVSQSPENSSLSTQNYDSDSSDAPSVETPNPSPSSCTTPSGSASRGLRLFHWSDGSSSTEKSTTPESTSGLAALRQFQYKKESFLTPSEITTPSGDSVSPQPSFQDRKSEDKDDLSDSPPSQDSAYFSQSQPDLTSFHKDEVPTSSFLSSYQEAAASEINSSKDSEIKRSPTHSPEINMKPGVLRTKVSGLPKPQSSSQSQTAKVRTLGPARVSGLRKKSASLGKTFPSVNNENNPGVQATISSLWKNFSFKKDTQKIAHCQKKEPMSPVKDNVLTS